A stretch of DNA from Dehalobacterium formicoaceticum:
TTCTCTCAGCGTTTTATTCAAAATGCCACGTCGCAAGCACCTCCGTTGCTTTCGTCCAATGCTTAAACCAGCCCTAAATATTTCTCAAAGAATCCGAACAGCTTCGCAATCACACCCTGCTTCTTTTCCTGCCTGTTGCCGCCACCGAAGCGTGACACCGGGGGCAGGATTTTATCAATATCCGTGCCGGTTGTTTTTAGCGCACCGTCGCGGAAGGAATTACCGATAAATCGCCGTGTTTCCTCTTCCTTTAGTTTCTCATCAGTAATGAGGGCAGCGAGGTCGGATTCCTTTTGTTCCTCCACGAACTTACGCCAATCGTTGTCCACTTGCGTGGATGTATTGACTCGGGAGATAAAGCCCTCGATGAGTTCCTTTTTGCTCCGCAGTTCGATGCTCGAACTAACAGCCTTATCGATGGCGGCAAGAATTTCTTTATCGGTGCAGTTGCTTTCGTGATATTTTGCCACAAGCATAAGGATGTAGTCGATGTTGACTTCTATCTGTTTGATGAGTTCAATCTCGAATATGATATCGTCATTGATGTTTTCCTTATCGCTGTCGTCCTTAGGGCGGAACTCCTGATAGATGTCGATGTACAGACTTTGGTAATCCTGAAGATCAAGCTCAGATAGAATTTCGTTACCCGCGAATTCGTCAAATGCTGTAAGGATATTACGCAGTCGCAGGATCGCACCAAAGAGGGCAATGAATGCCTTTTTTGCCGTTTCTCCGAGTATGGCGATACCGAGAGGGTATTCCGCAAGGAGTTGCTCGATTAACTCTTTGTAACCTGCTTTATGTTTGCCGTCCTGCCCTGCCTCGCCCTGCCCGTCCGGCAAGCGGGCGGCAGGCAGGTCATATCCGTTATAATAGTCGTCATATGTTTTTAAAAGGACAATGCCGCCCGCTTCACGGTCGCCGAACAGGGCGATTGCGTCGTCGGTGGCTTTTTTTAAATTACGGAAGCAGATGATATTACCGAACGTCTTGACGCTGTTAAGGATTCGATTGGTGCGGGAGAATGCCTGAATCAGTCCATGGTGTTTCAGGTTCTTATCTACCCACAGAGTATTAAGGGTGGTGGCGTCAAAGCCTGTCAGGAACATATTAACTACGATAAGCAAATCCACCTCACGGTTCTTTACCCGAAGGGAGAGGTCTTTGTAGTAGTTTTGGAACTTATCGCTTGATGTATTAAAGTTGGTTGCGAATGTCACGTTATAGTCGGCGATAGCTGCTTCTAAAAACTCTCGTGAGGTTTTATCCAACTTATCGTTGTCAAATTCTTCATCCGGCTCTTCCTCGTTGACCGAGAAACTGTAAATCGTGGCAATGTTGAGATTGCGTCCGCTCTCTTCAAGCTGACGTTTGAATTCGGCGTAATATTGACACGCCAATGGGATAGAAGAGGCAGCGAAAATGGAGTTGAATCCCGCTACATGCCGCCCCCTGTGGGAATAAAAACTCTGCCGCTTGGTTTTTTGGTCAAAATGTTCAAGGACATAGGATACCACTTCAGTGATACGCCCCGGCGCCGCCATCGCCTTTTCAGTGTCGATCGCCCGAACCTGCGCGTCCTGAATGTTATCGGTCATTTTGATGGTGTTGACGTAGTCGATGCGGAAGGGCAGTACATTACCATCATTGATGGCGTCAAC
This window harbors:
- a CDS encoding type I restriction endonuclease subunit R; amino-acid sequence: MSTYNIVSSDNDSTVVAEYAAEYRTGKDYQSEAQLERDFIKQLGEQGYEYISVTDEAGLVLNLRHQLETLNGYIFTDSEWTQFFANAIANKNEGIVEKTRKIQDDYVQILKRDDNTTKNIILIDKKNIHNNRLQVLNQYETADGIRANRYDVTVLVNGLPLVHIELKRRGVAIREAFNQINRYQRESFWASSGLFEYVQLFVISNGTHTKYYSNTTRFQHIKESGGDTRRSKKKTSNSFEFTSYWADSTNKVIADLLDFTKTFFAKHTILNILTRYCVFTAEELLLVMRPYQIAATERILNRIEVANNYKKYGSLAGGGYIWHTTGSGKTLTSFKTAQLATALTYIDKVLFVVDRKDLDYQTMREYDRFEKGAANSNTSTAVLKRQLEDPTAKIIITTIQKLGVFIGKYKNHAIFAKRIVLIFDECHRSQFGDMHQGITKAFKKYHLFGFTGTPIFSVNAGTGGNPLLRTTKQAFGDKLHTYTIVDAINDGNVLPFRIDYVNTIKMTDNIQDAQVRAIDTEKAMAAPGRITEVVSYVLEHFDQKTKRQSFYSHRGRHVAGFNSIFAASSIPLACQYYAEFKRQLEESGRNLNIATIYSFSVNEEEPDEEFDNDKLDKTSREFLEAAIADYNVTFATNFNTSSDKFQNYYKDLSLRVKNREVDLLIVVNMFLTGFDATTLNTLWVDKNLKHHGLIQAFSRTNRILNSVKTFGNIICFRNLKKATDDAIALFGDREAGGIVLLKTYDDYYNGYDLPAARLPDGQGEAGQDGKHKAGYKELIEQLLAEYPLGIAILGETAKKAFIALFGAILRLRNILTAFDEFAGNEILSELDLQDYQSLYIDIYQEFRPKDDSDKENINDDIIFEIELIKQIEVNIDYILMLVAKYHESNCTDKEILAAIDKAVSSSIELRSKKELIEGFISRVNTSTQVDNDWRKFVEEQKESDLAALITDEKLKEEETRRFIGNSFRDGALKTTGTDIDKILPPVSRFGGGNRQEKKQGVIAKLFGFFEKYLGLV